GCGATCGGCGTCACCGAGCTCACGCATGCGGTGAAGGAGGTCGAAAACCAGAGCTTCCGCGCTTTCGAGACCTACCTGATCGCGACCGTCTTCTACCTCGTGTGCTCGCTGCTCCTGATGTGGCTTGGCTATTATTTCGAGCGGCGCAGCCGCATGGCGGGAGCGCTCTGACATGACGCTCCTGTTCAACATGATAGGCATCGTCAGCGACAACTGGCTGCTGCTGCTGGTCGGCCAGTTTCCGAACGGCCCGCTCGGCGGGATCGCCGCGACCCTGATCCTGTCGATTCTTGGAATTGCGCTGGCATTCCCGCTCAGCGTGGCGATGGCGCTCGCGCGTCTATCGCCTTGGCCCGTGCTGCGCTGGCCGGCGACGGCGCTGGTCTATGTCGTGCGCGGCGTTCCGCTGCTGCTGATCATCCTCTGGGTCTATTTCCTGCTGCCGCTCCTGATCGGCGAGAGCGTTCCCGGCTTCGTGACCATGCTCGCCACCTTGGTCATCTACGAGGGGGCCTTTCTCAGTGAGATCGTGCGAGCCGGAATCACGGCATTGCCGCGAGGGCAGATGGACGCGGCGCGGGCGCTCGGCCACAGCCACCTCGGCGCGATGCGCTACGTGATCCTGCCGCAGGCGCTGTTCAACATGATCCCGAGCATCATCAGCCAGTTCGTCTCCACCATCAAAGAGACGACGTTGGGCTACATCATCAACGTGCCAGAGCTGACCTTCGCGGCGGGACAGATCAACAACCGGCTTCTGACCAAGCCGTTCGAAGTCTACTTCATACTCGCCATCATCTATTTCGTCGTCTGCTGGACTCTCACTAAGCTGGCCAGCACGCTCGAACGTCGGATTGCCGTTCGGCGCGCCAGGTCGATGGATGGTGCTGCAGCGCCGGCTTTGGCAGCCGCATCGAGGACATGATCATGTCAAACCAGGCCTCGAACAGTACGGCAACTCCGATGATTGAATTCATTGGCATCAACAAGTTCTACGGTTCGCTGCCCGCCCTCGTCGACATCAACGCGGAGGTGAAAAAGGGCGAGGTGGTCGTGGTATGTGGCCCCTCGGGCTCTGGCAAGTCGACGCTCATCCGCACCGTCAACCGGCTTGAGGAGATCCAATCCGGAGTGCTGCGCTTCGACGGACAGAATGTTCATGCGAAGATTAGCAGCTTGGCAATGAACCACCTGCGCAGCCGTATCGGCTTCGTTTTCCAGAGTTTCAATCTGTTTCCACACCTCAGCGTGCTGGACAATGTGATGCTGTCGCCTGTGAAGGTGAACGGCATCAAACGGAGCAAGGCAAGGGAGATCGCGCTTCAGTTGCTCGACCGGGTAGGCCTTTCCAGCAAGGCGCAGAACTATCCGGCGCAGCTGTCCGGCGGCCAGCAGCAGCGTGTCGCGATCGCGCGAGCGCTGGCCATGGAGCCGCCGGCGATGCTGTTCGATGAGCCGACCAGCGCGCTCGACCCGGAGATGGTCGGCGAAGTTCTGGCGGTGATGCGGGGACTTGCTCGCGATGGCATGACCATGATGTGCGTCACCCATGAGATGAATTTCGCACGCGATGTCGCTGATCGTGTCTGGTTCATGGATGCCGGGCGCCTGCTGGAATCGGCGTCGCCGAGCGCGTTCTTCGGCTCGCCGCAGCATCCGCGTGCGCAGCGCTTTTTGTCGGATCTGCGGGCACGATGACAACGCCTGCCATCATTGCAAAACAGGGAGTTCGAAATGTCGATCGGGATCGGGACTAAGACTGGAAAATGCGTGCTCCGCGCCGCCATCGTTGCCACGGGCCTGAGTTGCTTTGCCAGCGTGGCCATGGCTGATCAGCTGGCCGATATCATGCAGCGCAAAGAGCTGCGCTGCGGCACCTTCGCCGACGTACCCCCGTTTGCCGCGCCCGATCCGAAAACGCGGGAGATGGTTGGCTTTGATGTCGACCTCTGCAGAGCCATTGCCAAGCGCTGGGGCGTCGAGGCGAAGATCAGCCCGCTCTCGGTCGAGGCGCGGGTGCCCGAGGTCAAGCTCGGCCGCGTCGACATCACAGTCGCCAATCTCGCCTATACGCTGGGCCGCGCCGAGCAGATCCAGTTCTCCGACCCCTATTATCTCGCCAAGGAGATGTTGGCGGTGAAGGCTTCGGATCCAGGAACCAAGAAGGCCGACTTCAAAGGTAAACGTCTGGCTTCGACCAAGGGCTCGACCTCCGAGCTCGCGATCAAGCTGAATGAGTCGGATCCCCTCACTTTCGTCGACACCGGCTCGGCTTTCATGGCCGTCCAGCAGAACAAGGCGGTCGGAATGGTGGCCAATACCATGACCATCACCAAGCTCGTCAACGAATCGAAGTCCGCTGGCCAACCGCTGAAGATGATCGATGAGCCCATGGTCTTGCAACCGATCGGCATCGGCATGAAGAAGGACGAGCCGGCGCTGCTCGCCAAGATCAACGAGACACTGCTCGCACTCGACCAGGCAGGTGAGATCAACCAGCTCTGGGACAAGTGGCTCGGCCCGAACACCGAGTTCAAGATGACCCGCACCGACAAAGTCGTGCCGCTCGGCCAACTTAAGTTCACGCCGTTGCCGTAACCGGTGCACCGGGGCACACCTCCAAGAACCGGCCCGGACAGACTTGGTGGTTGAAACGGCGTCGGCTCCTGGACGCGGTGGGTCAATGCCTGGTCGACGTGCAATAAAACATTGGAAGAAGTCGAGAAAAAAGCGCGATGGGTTGAATCGTCATGGCGCTTTAGCTCTTTGTTTGAGCATGAGTTTTGGGAAAACCGCTTCACACTTTTCCGGATCTTGCTTTAGCGCCCGCCGAGTTCAGGTAGGTACGGCAAATAATTCGACCCTTCAGAGCCAAGAAAATCGAACATAGCCTGCGCCGGCGGCAGCAGGACCTTGTCACTGCGGCGGATCACGTACCATTGCCGCACGATTGGTAGGCCCGCGACGTCGAGCACGACGAGGCGGCCCTCGCCGAGCTCGTGCGCGACGGTGTGCGCCGAGATGAAGGCGATGCCGAGCCCGGCGATAACAGCCTGCTTGATGGTCTCGTTGCTGCTCATCTCCATGCCGATGATTGGCTCGAGATCCGATTTCTGGAACATGCCCTCCATTAGTGTTCGCGTGCCCGAGCCCGGCTCGCGAGTGAGAAAGGTCTCGTGCACAAGGTCGGTCAGACTGAGTCCTCGGTCCTTTTCCAGCCAATGTCCCCTGCGGGCGACGATGATGTGCGGATTGCGGCCGAGCTGGCGCACGTCGACGTGGACGTCGGCGGGTGGCCGGCCCATCACCGCGAAGTCGAGATCATAACCGTGCATGGCTGCGCGGATCTCATCGCGATTGCCAATCGTCAGCTTGATCTCGATCTTGGGGTAGCGCTTGGAGAACGCCGCGATCGCATGCGGCACGAAATATTTAGCGGTCGAGACCGCACCGAGATGCACCGCGCCGCCGCTCCGTCCGGCGAGCAGGTCGAGCGCGCCCTGGCAGTCCGCGATCGCGGCCTCGACCCGCTCGGCCAGCGCCAACACTTCCTTGCCCGCCGCGGTCAGCTGCATGCCGTCGCCGGTCCGCTGCACCAAGGGCAGGCCGGCGAGGTCCTGAAGTTGCCGCAGCTGCTGGGTCACGGCCGGCTGGGTCAGCCCAAGATGGCCGGAGGCCGCCGTCACGCTGCCCTTGGCCGACAGCGCCGCGAGCGAGCGCAGCTGCCTGATCGTCAGATGCCGGAGCTGTGCAGCCGCCTGTCCGGGTCAATTATAAGAAAATTCTTTGGTGCTCATTACGAATAGAAATTTTCCTTATTAATCTGTCCCTGTCAATCTCCTGGTGCTGGGACTGACCGCGACCGACCTTCAGAGGGGAGGGCATGGCTGCGGCGCCGGCCAAGGGGATGGACGCAGATGACTGGGCAACTCAGGCTGGACGATCACCTTCAACGGTATTCCGAGACCGCGCCGCATGCGCTGGCCGTGGCGGCCGCAGTCGATGCCATCGCGGCGGCGGCCATCGAAATCGCCGACCTCATCGCGTCAGGTGATCTCGCTGACGCCTCTGGCCTGACCACGGAGCGCAACAGCGACGGCGACATCCAGCGCGACCTCGATGTCCAGGCCGATGCGATCCTGCGCCGCTGCCTCAGCAAGCTGCCGATCGCGGCGCTGGCGTCGGAGGAGATGCGCGAACCCCAGATCGGCGACCGCGAGGGCCGCGTCTGCATCGCGATCGATCCGCTCGACGGATCCTCCAACATCGACATCAACATGACGGTGGGGACGATCTTCTCGATCCTGCCGGCACCCGACGACCTCTCGCTCGCCTTTCACCAGCGCGGATCAGTGCAGCTTGCGGCGGGCTTCGTCACCTACGGGCCGCAGACCTCGCTGGTGTTGACGCTCGGCGAAGGCGTCGACATCTTCACGCTCGATCACAAGGCCGGCTGCTTCCGTCTCGCCCGCAGCGGCGTGCAGATCTCCGAGGCCTGCGAGGAGTTCGCGATCAACGCCTCGAACCGTCGGCACTGGGATCCGCCGGTGCGCGCCTTCATCGACGAATGCCTCGCAGGCGTCGAAGGCCCCGCCAACCATGATTTCAACATGCGGTGGGTCGGCTCGCTGGTTGCCGAGGCCTACCGAATCCTCACCCGCGGCGGCGTCTTCCTCTACCCTTCGGACGCGCGCCCCGGCTACGGCGAGGGCCGCCTGCGCCTGACTTACGAGGCGCATCCGATGGCCATGATCATCGAGCAGGCCGGCGGCTCCGCCTCCACGGGACGCGAGCGCATCCTCGACCTCTCCGCGCAGAGCCTGCATCAGCGCGTGCCCCTGATCATGGGCTCGAGCAACGAGGTGCGGCGCGTCGAGGAGCTTCATTGCGATCCAGTGCTGGTCGCCAGCGTCTCTGCGCCGCTGTTCGCGCGGCGCGGATTCTTCCGGCTCTGAGCGAGGTGTCCCATGTCCAGGAAGCATCCGATCATCTCCATCACCGGCTCCTCCGGCGCCGGCACCACCTCGGTCAAGAAGACTTTCGAGCAGATTTTTTTCCGCGAGAAGGTCAATGCCGCCTACATCGAAGGCGACGCCTTCCACCGCTACGACCGCGCCGAGATGCGCGCGCAGATGGCGAAAGAGGCCGAGCGCGGCAACAAGCATTTCAGCCATTTCAGTCCCGAGACCAACCTGTTCGAGGAGCTGGAGCGCGCGTTCCGCGACTACGGCGAGACCGGTACGGCGGTGACGCGGCACTATGTCCACGACGCCGAGGAATCCGCGCTGCATGGCACGGCGCCCGGTACTTTCACCGACTGGAAGCAGCTGCCGGAGAACTCCGACCTGTTGTTCTACGAGGGCCTGCACGGCGCCGTCGTCACCGACAAGGTCAATGTCGCGCGCTATGCCGATCTCAAGATCGGCGTCGTGCCCGTCATCAACCTCGAATGGATTCAGAAGCTGCACCGCGACCGCAGCGCGCGCGGTTATTCGACCGAGGCGGTCACCGACACCATCCTGCGGCGGATGCCCGACTATATCCACTACATCTGCCCGCAATTCACCGAGACCGACATCAACTTCCAGCGTGTGCCGACGGTCGACACGTCCAATCCGTTCATCGCGCGCTGGATCCCGACGCCGGACGAATCGATGGTCGTGATCCGCTTCAAGAATCCACGCGGCATCGACTTCCCCTATCTGCTCTCGATGCTGCCGCAGAGCTGGATGTCGCGCGCCAATTCGATCGTCTGTCCCGGCGCGAAGCTCGATCTCGCCATGCAGCTGATTCTGACGCCGCTGATCATGCAGTTGATCGAGCGCAAGCGCAGCCTGAAGTGAACGAGGAGAGACACCGATGAATATCTCCGTCCACGCCGAAGCCGACATCACGGCAGTCGCGCATAACGATCTCGCCAACGCCGTCCGCTTCCTCGCGGTCGATGCCATCGAGACCGCGCAGTCGGGCCATCCAGGTCTGCCCATGGGTATGGCCGATGTCGCGACCGTGCTGTTCTCGCGCTTCCTGAAATTCGACTCGGCGCATCCCAATTGGCCGGACCGCGACCGCTTCGTTCTGTCGGCGGGCCACGGCTCGATGCTGCTCTATGCGCTGCTGCACCTGACCGGCGGCGACCTCAGTCTCGATGACATCAAGGCGTTCCGGCAGTGGGGCTCGAAGACGCCGGGCCATCCCGAATACGGCCACACGCCGGGAGTCGAGACCACGACGGGTCCGCTGGGGCAGGGGATTGCGACCGCGGTCGGCATGGCGCTTGCCGAGCGCATGGCCAATGCGCGGCATGGCGACGGCCTCGTCGATCACTTCACCTACGTGATCGCGGGCGACGGTTGCCTGATGGAAGGTCTCAGCCAGGAGGCGATCTCGCTCGCGGGTCATCTCGGGCTCGGCCGTTTGATCGTGCTGTTCGACGACAACGGCATCTCCATCGACGGTCCGACGTCGCTCGCGACATCGGATGATCATCTCGCGCGCTTCGCGGCCTCCGGCTGGTCGGTGCGCCGTGTCGACGGACACGATCCAGA
The window above is part of the Bradyrhizobium guangdongense genome. Proteins encoded here:
- a CDS encoding amino acid ABC transporter permease gives rise to the protein MTLLFNMIGIVSDNWLLLLVGQFPNGPLGGIAATLILSILGIALAFPLSVAMALARLSPWPVLRWPATALVYVVRGVPLLLIILWVYFLLPLLIGESVPGFVTMLATLVIYEGAFLSEIVRAGITALPRGQMDAARALGHSHLGAMRYVILPQALFNMIPSIISQFVSTIKETTLGYIINVPELTFAAGQINNRLLTKPFEVYFILAIIYFVVCWTLTKLASTLERRIAVRRARSMDGAAAPALAAASRT
- a CDS encoding amino acid ABC transporter ATP-binding protein, translating into MIEFIGINKFYGSLPALVDINAEVKKGEVVVVCGPSGSGKSTLIRTVNRLEEIQSGVLRFDGQNVHAKISSLAMNHLRSRIGFVFQSFNLFPHLSVLDNVMLSPVKVNGIKRSKAREIALQLLDRVGLSSKAQNYPAQLSGGQQQRVAIARALAMEPPAMLFDEPTSALDPEMVGEVLAVMRGLARDGMTMMCVTHEMNFARDVADRVWFMDAGRLLESASPSAFFGSPQHPRAQRFLSDLRAR
- a CDS encoding ABC transporter substrate-binding protein, whose translation is MADQLADIMQRKELRCGTFADVPPFAAPDPKTREMVGFDVDLCRAIAKRWGVEAKISPLSVEARVPEVKLGRVDITVANLAYTLGRAEQIQFSDPYYLAKEMLAVKASDPGTKKADFKGKRLASTKGSTSELAIKLNESDPLTFVDTGSAFMAVQQNKAVGMVANTMTITKLVNESKSAGQPLKMIDEPMVLQPIGIGMKKDEPALLAKINETLLALDQAGEINQLWDKWLGPNTEFKMTRTDKVVPLGQLKFTPLP
- a CDS encoding LysR family transcriptional regulator encodes the protein MTIRQLRSLAALSAKGSVTAASGHLGLTQPAVTQQLRQLQDLAGLPLVQRTGDGMQLTAAGKEVLALAERVEAAIADCQGALDLLAGRSGGAVHLGAVSTAKYFVPHAIAAFSKRYPKIEIKLTIGNRDEIRAAMHGYDLDFAVMGRPPADVHVDVRQLGRNPHIIVARRGHWLEKDRGLSLTDLVHETFLTREPGSGTRTLMEGMFQKSDLEPIIGMEMSSNETIKQAVIAGLGIAFISAHTVAHELGEGRLVVLDVAGLPIVRQWYVIRRSDKVLLPPAQAMFDFLGSEGSNYLPYLPELGGR
- a CDS encoding class 1 fructose-bisphosphatase, with product MTGQLRLDDHLQRYSETAPHALAVAAAVDAIAAAAIEIADLIASGDLADASGLTTERNSDGDIQRDLDVQADAILRRCLSKLPIAALASEEMREPQIGDREGRVCIAIDPLDGSSNIDINMTVGTIFSILPAPDDLSLAFHQRGSVQLAAGFVTYGPQTSLVLTLGEGVDIFTLDHKAGCFRLARSGVQISEACEEFAINASNRRHWDPPVRAFIDECLAGVEGPANHDFNMRWVGSLVAEAYRILTRGGVFLYPSDARPGYGEGRLRLTYEAHPMAMIIEQAGGSASTGRERILDLSAQSLHQRVPLIMGSSNEVRRVEELHCDPVLVASVSAPLFARRGFFRL
- a CDS encoding phosphoribulokinase; this translates as MSRKHPIISITGSSGAGTTSVKKTFEQIFFREKVNAAYIEGDAFHRYDRAEMRAQMAKEAERGNKHFSHFSPETNLFEELERAFRDYGETGTAVTRHYVHDAEESALHGTAPGTFTDWKQLPENSDLLFYEGLHGAVVTDKVNVARYADLKIGVVPVINLEWIQKLHRDRSARGYSTEAVTDTILRRMPDYIHYICPQFTETDINFQRVPTVDTSNPFIARWIPTPDESMVVIRFKNPRGIDFPYLLSMLPQSWMSRANSIVCPGAKLDLAMQLILTPLIMQLIERKRSLK